In a single window of the Azospirillum sp. B510 genome:
- a CDS encoding FAS1-like dehydratase domain-containing protein: MTTHPIEYPKTIEGWEGFSIEADSDLVVERGAIDHWLEAVRDANPIYWHDAVASEIAGGIVAPPPMALAFTTSYRWSPKHPAEIWDVHGVEAPETRAPLRLPLEVHFALKEFTGLKEGIAAGIESEFYEPLRLGDRLTVNARILSIGEERTNRLGTGRSWTVEVRYSNQRKQLVSIERYRFFSYNRM, from the coding sequence ATGACAACGCATCCTATCGAGTATCCCAAGACTATTGAGGGTTGGGAGGGCTTTTCCATAGAAGCCGATTCGGATTTGGTGGTGGAGCGCGGCGCAATCGACCACTGGCTCGAGGCGGTTCGAGACGCAAATCCGATATATTGGCACGATGCGGTGGCCTCGGAAATCGCCGGTGGCATCGTCGCCCCGCCGCCGATGGCGCTGGCATTCACCACGAGTTACCGCTGGTCGCCGAAACATCCGGCCGAAATATGGGACGTGCATGGCGTGGAGGCGCCGGAAACCCGGGCGCCTCTTCGTCTGCCCCTGGAGGTGCATTTCGCCCTCAAGGAGTTCACGGGCCTGAAGGAGGGGATCGCCGCAGGCATCGAGAGCGAGTTCTACGAACCGCTGCGGCTTGGCGACCGGTTGACGGTGAATGCGCGTATTCTCAGTATCGGCGAAGAGCGCACCAACCGCCTTGGCACTGGGCGGTCCTGGACCGTCGAGGTGCGGTATTCGAACCAGCGCAAGCAGTTGGTAAGCATCGAGCGCTATCGCTTCTTTTCCTACAACAGGATGTGA
- a CDS encoding enoyl-CoA hydratase/isomerase family protein, translating to MQQDIVRLERQGAVAVLTLDHPERRNALSQAMRETLLVRLRALGDPQECCRAIVLTGSGGHFCAGGDLSEMEPRSALEIRHRMSLLGDIVRVLVSGPRPVVAAVEGHAAGAGLALASATDFVVAAEDARFSTAFVKVAVVPDTGILWSLAQKVGAGRARELLLQAGQIDARCAFELGLVGKMVAPGAAKAAAVEVAQALARFPPAAVALLKAALAGGCDTLEQTFETEINLQPVLRASSDHLEAVKAFLEKRKPAFTGR from the coding sequence ATGCAGCAGGACATCGTCAGGCTGGAGCGTCAGGGGGCCGTGGCGGTTCTGACGCTCGACCATCCGGAACGGCGGAACGCTCTCAGCCAGGCGATGCGGGAAACGCTGCTGGTACGGCTACGGGCTCTCGGCGATCCGCAGGAGTGCTGTCGGGCCATCGTTCTGACCGGGAGCGGGGGGCATTTCTGCGCCGGCGGCGACCTGTCGGAGATGGAGCCGCGCAGTGCGCTGGAGATCCGCCATCGGATGTCACTGCTGGGGGACATCGTCCGTGTGCTGGTCAGCGGGCCTCGTCCGGTCGTCGCTGCGGTCGAGGGTCATGCGGCCGGGGCGGGTCTGGCACTGGCTTCTGCCACCGACTTTGTCGTCGCCGCGGAAGACGCGCGCTTCAGCACTGCCTTCGTCAAGGTGGCGGTTGTTCCGGATACCGGGATCCTGTGGTCGCTTGCGCAGAAAGTCGGAGCGGGGCGAGCCCGCGAGTTGCTCCTGCAAGCGGGCCAGATCGACGCACGGTGCGCGTTCGAGTTGGGGCTGGTCGGCAAAATGGTGGCGCCGGGTGCGGCCAAGGCGGCGGCTGTCGAGGTGGCGCAGGCGCTCGCTCGGTTTCCGCCGGCCGCCGTCGCCCTGTTGAAGGCAGCTCTTGCCGGTGGATGCGACACCCTGGAGCAGACCTTCGAGACCGAAATCAATCTACAGCCGGTTCTGCGGGCGTCCTCCGACCATCTGGAGGCCGTTAAGGCATTTCTCGAGAAGCGCAAGCCCGCATTCACTGGGCGGTGA
- a CDS encoding enoyl-CoA hydratase/isomerase family protein — translation MFGQLSLRREGAVAIIEFDYGDDGRALFGRLTAEALLAMIGVLDVDQACRAVILVGRGADFCPGGDCGERGPSDLIDARNRGRLATDLFRALSRASKPIVAAVEGRVVGVGLSLVALCDWVVAATDATFRSDAIQAGMLPDLGLLWSLSQRVGMARARQAMLSGMVIGGEEGRRIGIATEVAPSGEALALALTAAYRYGALPPVGVALAKAALFNGTRSFDRATRLELDLGPLARQSADHGEAIAAFLEKRPPSLT, via the coding sequence ATGTTCGGACAGCTATCGCTGCGGCGTGAGGGTGCGGTTGCGATTATTGAGTTCGACTACGGAGATGACGGCCGTGCCCTGTTTGGCCGACTCACAGCGGAGGCCTTGCTGGCCATGATCGGGGTGCTGGACGTCGACCAGGCATGCCGGGCGGTGATCCTGGTCGGGCGTGGCGCCGACTTCTGTCCGGGCGGCGATTGTGGCGAACGCGGACCATCGGATCTGATCGATGCCCGCAACAGGGGGCGTCTGGCTACAGACCTTTTCCGCGCACTGTCGCGGGCATCGAAACCGATCGTCGCGGCTGTCGAAGGACGGGTGGTCGGGGTCGGCCTGTCCTTGGTGGCGCTATGCGATTGGGTCGTCGCGGCCACCGATGCGACGTTCCGGTCCGATGCGATCCAAGCCGGAATGCTGCCGGATCTTGGCCTGCTCTGGAGCCTGTCGCAGCGGGTGGGGATGGCGCGTGCGCGTCAAGCGATGCTGTCGGGGATGGTCATCGGAGGGGAGGAGGGGAGAAGGATAGGCATCGCCACCGAAGTCGCGCCATCTGGTGAGGCGCTTGCGTTGGCGCTGACTGCGGCCTATCGCTATGGCGCGTTGCCGCCCGTCGGGGTGGCTCTGGCCAAGGCAGCTTTGTTCAACGGTACGCGCTCCTTTGATCGGGCCACACGTCTGGAATTGGACCTCGGCCCCTTGGCCCGGCAGAGTGCCGACCATGGGGAAGCTATCGCAGCCTTCTTGGAGAAACGGCCTCCGAGTTTGACCTGA
- a CDS encoding enoyl-CoA hydratase/isomerase family protein, with protein MADRIDVSIDDLVPLRRDGAVCVLTMTYPERRNAFSSAMRRALLDRFDHLMHNDPECRAIVLTGAAGSFCAGGDLSEMKERPVILARQVFEVPRDLVRTMVCGPKPIVAAVEGVAFGAGLSLVCACDHVVAATDGRFCAAFLKVGLLPDTGILWTLPRRVGFAKARELMLFASEIDGMAAQELGLADLAVPPGAAVSEALKVAHAFAALPAAAVACLKNALGEAGDSPDEAMRVEIDHRAALHCLAPVSAKERS; from the coding sequence GTGGCCGACCGTATCGACGTTTCCATTGATGATCTCGTGCCGCTGCGCCGTGACGGTGCGGTGTGCGTGCTAACCATGACTTATCCTGAACGGAGGAATGCCTTTTCATCCGCGATGCGGCGGGCTCTGCTGGATCGCTTCGATCACCTGATGCACAATGATCCAGAATGCCGGGCCATTGTGCTGACTGGAGCCGCAGGGTCCTTTTGTGCCGGTGGAGATCTGTCCGAAATGAAGGAGCGGCCGGTCATTTTGGCGCGGCAGGTGTTTGAAGTTCCGCGTGATCTGGTGAGAACCATGGTTTGCGGACCGAAGCCGATTGTGGCCGCCGTCGAGGGTGTGGCATTCGGGGCTGGGCTGTCTCTGGTCTGTGCATGTGACCATGTGGTGGCGGCCACCGACGGCCGATTTTGTGCAGCCTTCCTCAAGGTCGGGCTGTTGCCTGATACTGGCATCCTGTGGACTCTCCCACGCCGGGTTGGTTTCGCCAAGGCCAGGGAACTGATGCTGTTCGCCTCCGAAATCGATGGAATGGCCGCGCAGGAGTTGGGGCTGGCCGACCTAGCGGTCCCTCCGGGCGCTGCCGTTTCCGAGGCGCTTAAAGTCGCTCACGCCTTTGCGGCTTTGCCGGCGGCGGCTGTCGCCTGTCTCAAGAATGCGCTGGGCGAAGCTGGTGATTCGCCGGACGAGGCGATGCGTGTGGAGATCGATCACCGCGCCGCTCTGCATTGTCTGGCTCCTGTATCGGCCAAGGAGAGGTCCTGA